From the genome of Solidesulfovibrio carbinolicus, one region includes:
- a CDS encoding M48 family metallopeptidase: MTRANTTPKPHSGPVRACPARRRPPFDAAGAAALAAARLPRPMPVAVRENARAKNVVLRLIPGQGLVITMPVGLPPSRLAEAVGARSAWIAAAWDRLAAEGTPPQPGAAALRPERIVLTAFDRQWDVAYAARARDGCLLTVRGPESLLVTGAVDDMGAVAGVLTMFCRDRGGMLLKDALARVSQETGLPFAGATIRAQRTRWGSCTARGRISLNFTLAFLPWELCRLVLVHELCHTRELNHSARFWALVEEHVPGCRVLDAKLASARHYLPGWLGATD; the protein is encoded by the coding sequence TTGACGCGCGCGAACACAACCCCCAAGCCGCATTCCGGGCCGGTTCGGGCCTGCCCGGCCAGACGCCGCCCGCCCTTTGACGCGGCCGGCGCGGCCGCCCTGGCCGCCGCCCGGCTGCCGCGCCCCATGCCGGTGGCGGTGCGGGAAAACGCCCGGGCCAAAAACGTGGTGCTGCGCCTGATCCCCGGCCAGGGGCTGGTCATCACCATGCCGGTCGGGCTGCCGCCCTCGCGTCTGGCCGAGGCGGTCGGGGCCAGAAGCGCCTGGATCGCCGCCGCCTGGGACCGGCTGGCCGCCGAGGGGACGCCCCCGCAGCCGGGAGCGGCCGCCCTGCGGCCGGAGAGGATCGTGCTCACGGCCTTTGACCGGCAGTGGGACGTGGCCTATGCCGCGCGCGCCCGCGACGGCTGTCTGTTGACGGTGCGCGGGCCGGAATCGCTGCTGGTCACCGGAGCGGTGGACGACATGGGCGCCGTGGCCGGCGTACTGACCATGTTTTGCCGCGACCGGGGCGGGATGCTCTTAAAGGACGCCCTGGCCCGGGTCAGCCAGGAGACGGGCCTGCCCTTCGCCGGCGCGACCATCCGCGCCCAGCGCACCCGCTGGGGCAGCTGCACGGCCCGGGGCCGCATCAGCCTCAATTTTACGCTGGCGTTTCTGCCGTGGGAGTTGTGCCGGCTGGTGCTGGTCCACGAGCTGTGCCACACCAGGGAGCTCAACCACTCGGCCCGGTTCTGGGCCCTTGTCGAGGAGCATGTCCCGGGCTGCCGGGTCCTTGACGCCAAGCTGGCCTCGGCGCGACACTATCTGCCGGGCTGGCTGGGGGCGACCGACTGA
- a CDS encoding C40 family peptidase, with amino-acid sequence MPVTRLRLAAYALLLALLLAFGCAPKTPVAPPVAPAVVKGQGEVEDLRVLPQDLNAYLGPDADKPLFSQEQTALRMEGFLQEWTKPWYLTKPSPQRKDVEKIFRAYEKHPGFGPRGARHEPGSAGALLAAAGLGNFPNNVRKAITVKNTNQRGMPTNEPRFLDPSKPGEGYPFDYLQHTSLPPGTPLYVIHASRDGSWVYTESALTHGWMPAADMAYVDDAVMRAFTTPRLAAVIRDNVMVAEIGQGVDIGAVFPLAGPPGSGGVTVLVPVRGASGLAELKQVRLPAGTAVPMPMVMTPRNVASVGNQMMRQPYGWGGLDDRRDCSALTHDLFTPFGIYLPRNSASQAAYGGSVPLGDLPGDQKEAAIIHQGIPFATLAYMPGHILVYVGQYKGHPVMFHNMWGFRTFGENGRDGRLVVGRAVVTTLRAGEEVPAVGPSHILLNKVRSLSILSRPY; translated from the coding sequence ATGCCTGTCACGCGCCTGCGCCTTGCCGCGTATGCCTTGTTGTTGGCTTTGCTGCTTGCCTTTGGCTGCGCCCCGAAAACGCCCGTCGCGCCGCCCGTCGCGCCGGCCGTGGTCAAGGGCCAGGGCGAGGTCGAGGACCTGCGCGTCCTGCCCCAGGACTTAAACGCCTACCTCGGCCCCGACGCCGACAAGCCGCTTTTCTCCCAGGAACAGACCGCCTTGCGCATGGAAGGCTTTCTCCAGGAATGGACCAAGCCCTGGTACCTGACCAAGCCCAGCCCCCAGCGCAAGGATGTGGAAAAGATCTTCCGCGCTTATGAAAAGCATCCCGGCTTCGGCCCCCGGGGCGCGCGCCACGAACCGGGTTCGGCCGGGGCGCTCCTGGCCGCCGCCGGCCTGGGCAACTTCCCCAACAACGTGCGCAAGGCCATCACGGTCAAAAACACCAACCAGCGCGGGATGCCGACCAACGAGCCGCGCTTTCTCGACCCAAGCAAGCCCGGCGAAGGCTATCCCTTCGACTATCTGCAACATACCTCCCTGCCGCCGGGAACGCCCCTTTACGTCATCCACGCCAGCCGCGACGGCTCCTGGGTCTATACCGAATCGGCCCTGACCCACGGCTGGATGCCGGCGGCGGACATGGCCTACGTGGACGACGCCGTCATGCGGGCCTTTACCACGCCGCGTCTGGCCGCCGTCATTCGCGACAACGTCATGGTCGCCGAGATCGGCCAGGGCGTGGACATCGGCGCGGTCTTTCCCCTGGCCGGGCCTCCCGGGTCCGGGGGCGTCACGGTGCTCGTGCCGGTGCGCGGCGCGTCGGGCCTGGCCGAGCTCAAACAGGTTCGCCTGCCGGCCGGTACGGCCGTGCCCATGCCCATGGTCATGACCCCGCGCAACGTGGCCAGCGTCGGCAACCAGATGATGCGCCAGCCCTACGGCTGGGGCGGCCTGGACGACCGGCGCGACTGTTCGGCCCTCACCCACGACCTGTTTACGCCCTTTGGCATCTACCTGCCCCGCAACTCGGCCAGCCAGGCCGCTTATGGCGGTTCGGTGCCCCTTGGCGACCTGCCCGGCGACCAGAAAGAGGCGGCCATCATCCACCAGGGCATTCCGTTTGCCACCCTGGCCTACATGCCCGGCCACATCCTGGTCTATGTCGGCCAGTACAAGGGCCATCCGGTGATGTTCCACAACATGTGGGGTTTTCGGACTTTTGGCGAGAACGGCCGCGACGGCCGGCTGGTGGTGGGCCGGGCGGTGGTGACCACGCTGCGGGCCGGCGAGGAAGTGCCGGCCGTGGGGCCCAGCCATATTCTGCTCAACAAGGTGCGCTCCCTTTCCATCCTGAGCCGCCCCTACTGA
- a CDS encoding C45 family autoproteolytic acyltransferase/hydolase, with amino-acid sequence MAGSSSGVTIERIDDLYYKTTLDFTTQSHFAVGQAYAQAIVDIFPAYGAVVDNFLYLSAVSSPTHPELPELVAKAYDLAVGMPSSYKDELAGMMTVFSSPVDRLGDGVLSANELLVFQVVHDVVDPGSCSAGAVFAGASATGATIVGRNFDWYDMPGVSSLHNVQLYVNGDEANDIVGIGLLGQLFPASVFSEKHLSGALLDSDMHRDYFTTQGATSYPADFRYAFEQQDTLEGVSQYLLSQTNTHSYIGFLADVETAVVLENDLEHPASRGLRTAESPLREGAVWEVSGAVAAVNSFLLPGTTDNFTDDPANQRRFASYRTLFEAEFAENGLLDMQDIQNIVSYAGTDGIAKNSGAIYRATNDYPTYQSYILDMGSLRLVANFGPTDGNPPQPAYVQVFAASPF; translated from the coding sequence ATGGCTGGCAGTTCTTCAGGCGTCACTATCGAGCGTATTGATGACCTCTATTACAAAACGACGTTGGATTTCACCACGCAGTCGCATTTTGCGGTCGGACAGGCCTACGCGCAAGCCATCGTCGATATTTTTCCTGCCTACGGTGCCGTAGTCGACAACTTCCTGTACCTTTCGGCCGTTTCCTCGCCGACGCATCCGGAGTTGCCGGAACTCGTCGCCAAGGCGTACGACCTCGCCGTCGGGATGCCCTCATCGTATAAAGACGAACTGGCCGGCATGATGACGGTCTTTTCCTCTCCCGTGGACCGTCTTGGCGACGGTGTCTTGTCCGCCAATGAACTGCTGGTTTTCCAAGTCGTGCATGACGTCGTGGACCCGGGCAGTTGTTCCGCCGGAGCGGTGTTTGCCGGGGCTTCCGCCACGGGGGCGACCATCGTCGGGCGCAACTTCGACTGGTACGACATGCCAGGCGTCTCGTCGCTGCACAATGTCCAGCTTTACGTCAACGGCGACGAGGCCAACGACATCGTGGGCATAGGCCTGCTCGGACAGCTCTTCCCAGCGTCGGTTTTCAGCGAGAAGCACCTCTCGGGCGCGCTGCTCGACAGCGACATGCACCGCGACTACTTCACGACGCAAGGGGCCACATCCTACCCGGCCGATTTTCGCTACGCTTTTGAACAGCAGGACACCCTGGAAGGCGTGAGCCAGTATCTGCTCAGTCAAACCAACACCCATTCCTACATCGGCTTTTTGGCCGACGTGGAGACGGCGGTGGTGCTGGAAAACGATTTGGAACATCCGGCGTCGCGGGGGCTGCGCACGGCCGAATCGCCGCTGCGCGAAGGGGCCGTCTGGGAGGTGTCCGGGGCCGTGGCGGCGGTGAACTCGTTTTTGTTGCCCGGCACGACGGACAACTTTACGGATGATCCGGCGAATCAACGGCGTTTTGCAAGCTATCGGACGCTTTTTGAGGCGGAATTCGCCGAAAATGGCCTGCTTGACATGCAGGATATACAAAACATCGTGTCCTATGCCGGGACCGACGGCATCGCCAAGAATTCCGGCGCGATCTACCGTGCGACCAACGACTATCCCACCTATCAGTCGTACATCCTCGACATGGGTTCGTTACGGCTTGTCGCCAATTTCGGCCCGACCGACGGCAACCCGCCGCAGCCGGCATACGTTCAGGTCTTCGCCGCGAGTCCGTTCTAA
- the rnr gene encoding ribonuclease R, whose protein sequence is MTTKRKKKDAKKAPGTGIDAAAVARVFRESGKPLGEKDLLRQLGAPRAKMHDVLAALDELLEAGKIIRVRRGFGLVESMHLVTGTLEISRSGVGYVLPEDKRRKDIFIHPKDLGDAWHGDRVVAAVTRERKDKNHEGRIARVIEHGVVTLPCRVVKRMASDLYLCRPTDPRHTMSFMVDFLPKDGGRDPMADDVMQVHIGEKLEYKLYSGRGLELLGAQGDVSVQERLVKLNHDIPGPFPPKVLREAEALPEQPGEADFAGRKDLRALPFVTIDGAKARDFDDAVYVKKRGRAFTLFVAIADVSHYVPEGSALDKEALERGNSYYFPQSVEPMLPERISNGLCSLNPHVPRLAVVAEIDFTAKGVPGRTDFYPAVIESKARLTYSQVNRALFLGDEDERKNLGKILPLLETAEVLARAIHEVRAARGNLDFDLPEPEILFNLQGEAEDIRPKAHHFGHQLVEEFMVAANEAVARYLTEREAPVLYRVHPEPDPAKLEALFKLLATTDMATKLPVKPGAGDLSAVLRDASGSDVDFLVSRLALRTMMQASYSPKNDGHFGLASTCYCHFTSPIRRYADLVVHRSLKAVASGKGAPAKLASKLPKVAEHISRRERVAMEAEREILKRVTVLFLADKVGREFTGVIGSIADFGFWVELKEVMAEGMVRLSSLSDDYYQHNAERHELLGERTGRRFRLGQPVSVELSGVDLGRLAVDLTLIEGGEAPLAVPSVKRKGRRRRR, encoded by the coding sequence ATGACGACCAAGAGAAAGAAAAAAGACGCCAAAAAAGCGCCGGGCACAGGCATCGACGCCGCCGCCGTGGCCCGGGTTTTCCGCGAAAGCGGCAAGCCCCTTGGCGAAAAGGATTTGCTGCGCCAGCTCGGCGCGCCGCGCGCCAAGATGCACGATGTCCTCGCCGCCCTCGACGAACTGCTCGAGGCCGGCAAGATCATACGCGTCCGCCGGGGTTTCGGCCTCGTCGAAAGCATGCACCTGGTGACCGGAACCCTGGAAATCAGCCGTTCGGGCGTGGGTTACGTCCTGCCCGAGGACAAACGGCGCAAGGACATCTTCATCCACCCCAAGGACCTGGGCGACGCCTGGCACGGCGACCGGGTCGTGGCCGCCGTCACCCGGGAACGCAAGGACAAGAACCACGAAGGCCGCATCGCCCGCGTCATCGAACACGGCGTGGTCACCCTGCCCTGCCGGGTGGTCAAGCGCATGGCCTCGGACCTGTACCTGTGCCGCCCCACCGACCCCCGCCACACCATGAGCTTCATGGTGGACTTCCTGCCGAAAGACGGCGGCCGTGACCCCATGGCCGACGACGTCATGCAGGTGCACATCGGCGAAAAGCTCGAATACAAGCTCTACTCCGGCCGTGGCCTGGAGCTGCTCGGGGCCCAGGGCGACGTGTCCGTGCAGGAACGGCTGGTCAAGCTCAACCACGACATCCCCGGCCCCTTCCCGCCCAAGGTGCTGCGCGAGGCCGAGGCCCTGCCCGAACAGCCCGGCGAGGCCGACTTCGCGGGGCGCAAGGATCTGCGCGCCCTGCCGTTCGTCACCATCGACGGAGCCAAGGCCCGGGACTTCGACGACGCCGTGTACGTCAAAAAGCGCGGCCGGGCCTTCACGCTGTTCGTGGCCATCGCCGACGTCTCCCACTACGTGCCCGAGGGCTCGGCCCTGGACAAGGAAGCCCTGGAGCGCGGCAACTCGTACTACTTCCCCCAGTCCGTGGAACCCATGCTGCCCGAGCGCATCTCCAACGGGCTGTGCAGCTTAAATCCCCACGTGCCGCGCCTGGCCGTGGTGGCCGAGATCGATTTCACGGCCAAGGGCGTGCCCGGGCGCACCGACTTCTATCCGGCCGTCATCGAAAGCAAGGCCCGGCTCACCTATTCCCAGGTCAACCGGGCGCTGTTTCTGGGCGACGAGGACGAGCGTAAAAACCTCGGCAAGATCCTGCCGCTGCTGGAGACGGCCGAGGTCCTGGCCCGGGCCATCCACGAGGTGCGCGCCGCCCGGGGCAACCTCGATTTCGACCTGCCCGAACCGGAAATCCTGTTCAATCTCCAGGGCGAGGCCGAGGACATCCGGCCCAAGGCCCACCACTTCGGCCACCAGCTCGTCGAGGAATTCATGGTCGCGGCCAACGAGGCCGTGGCCCGCTACCTCACCGAACGCGAAGCGCCTGTGCTCTACCGCGTCCACCCCGAACCGGACCCGGCCAAGCTGGAAGCGCTGTTCAAGCTCCTGGCCACCACCGACATGGCCACCAAGCTGCCGGTCAAGCCCGGCGCCGGCGACCTGTCGGCCGTGCTGCGCGACGCCTCGGGCTCCGACGTCGATTTCCTGGTCAGCCGACTGGCCCTGCGCACCATGATGCAGGCTTCCTATTCGCCCAAAAACGACGGCCACTTCGGCCTGGCCTCCACCTGCTACTGCCACTTCACTTCACCCATTCGCCGCTACGCCGATCTGGTCGTCCATAGGTCGCTCAAGGCCGTGGCCTCGGGCAAGGGCGCGCCGGCCAAGCTCGCCTCCAAACTGCCCAAGGTGGCCGAGCACATCAGCCGCCGCGAGCGGGTGGCCATGGAGGCCGAGCGCGAGATCTTAAAGCGCGTGACGGTGCTCTTTCTGGCCGACAAGGTGGGCCGGGAATTCACCGGCGTCATCGGCTCCATCGCCGACTTCGGCTTTTGGGTGGAACTCAAGGAAGTCATGGCCGAGGGCATGGTGCGCCTGTCGAGCCTGTCCGACGACTACTACCAGCACAACGCCGAGCGCCACGAACTGCTGGGCGAACGCACCGGCCGGCGCTTCCGCCTGGGCCAGCCGGTGTCGGTGGAACTCTCCGGCGTGGACCTCGGCCGGCTGGCCGTGGATCTGACGCTCATTGAAGGCGGCGAAGCGCCCCTGGCCGTGCCTTCGGTCAAGCGCAAGGGACGGCGGAGGCGGCGTTGA
- a CDS encoding substrate-binding domain-containing protein — translation MVCAPFSRLARFLFLAVLPTLAGLSGLAGLCPPMAGAAGETVLTIPGTGDSQDLLRLLAERFRRDNPDITVEVPDSVGTTAGLRLVIGGKAELARTARPLRDDEIAAGLTQIVFAAPPVVFAVHPSVTGVKDVTNAQAQAIFAGHVKNWSALGGPDLPVARVCRETPETSRELINAAIPGFEANGCRDQAVAYTTPEAVALVAGHPGAIGYFSLAAMTATNLVPLALDGVAPTLENVGRGSYRLVIPFGLAYKPPLSPAAARFLQFLSGPDALSLMARLGCLPSPVKPAAP, via the coding sequence ATGGTTTGCGCCCCGTTTTCGCGCTTGGCGCGTTTCTTGTTCCTGGCCGTGCTGCCCACGTTGGCCGGCCTTAGCGGGCTTGCCGGGCTATGCCCGCCGATGGCCGGGGCCGCCGGAGAGACCGTCCTGACCATCCCGGGCACGGGCGACAGCCAGGACCTGCTGCGTCTTTTGGCCGAGCGCTTCAGGCGCGACAATCCCGACATCACGGTGGAGGTTCCCGACTCCGTGGGCACCACCGCCGGCCTGCGGCTGGTTATCGGCGGCAAGGCCGAACTGGCCCGCACGGCCCGGCCGCTGCGTGACGACGAAATCGCGGCGGGCCTCACCCAAATCGTTTTCGCCGCCCCCCCCGTGGTCTTCGCCGTCCATCCCTCGGTGACCGGCGTCAAGGACGTCACGAACGCCCAGGCCCAGGCGATCTTTGCCGGCCACGTCAAGAACTGGTCGGCACTGGGCGGCCCGGACTTGCCCGTGGCCCGGGTCTGCCGCGAAACCCCGGAAACCTCCCGGGAACTGATAAATGCCGCCATCCCCGGTTTCGAGGCCAACGGCTGCCGCGACCAGGCCGTGGCCTACACCACACCCGAGGCCGTGGCCCTGGTGGCCGGACATCCCGGAGCCATCGGCTATTTTTCCCTGGCGGCCATGACCGCCACCAACCTCGTGCCCTTGGCCCTGGACGGCGTCGCCCCGACCCTGGAAAACGTCGGCCGGGGCAGCTACCGACTCGTCATCCCCTTTGGCCTGGCCTACAAACCGCCGCTGTCCCCGGCCGCTGCCCGGTTTCTCCAATTCCTGTCCGGCCCCGACGCCCTGTCCCTCATGGCCCGCCTGGGCTGCCTGCCCAGCCCCGTCAAGCCCGCCGCGCCCTGA
- a CDS encoding ATP-binding protein: MIRSIKTQVLMGQLALVALLTLFLGGGMFHLATSILEREEQEKMRLVAAGLARETALAITQGENRLRLLAGARELDRFAAVRDYHILQALFGQHRFAFATIAFINAHGVQEYAATRTGFTDALSPAGDTALAADAMAAPGTVVTALRLSADGRDAWLALAQARLDAFGVPLGVFLVTLPLSELTAPLRSLHLEHGGVAGLAHDGGLLLPSDGEDGALSRTPLPETVAKLLVLGGERAATGDFAGQPNILGTASVGLHGLSVVVAAPLHRIVDETTTELGLWTAAVAAASAFLAFLASYWWTRGLTRPLARLGQAARAIAHGNLSVRAPVAGPAETRELAVAFNAMAEGLIASREGLAQAKQSLERILSHVNEALWVIDREGRVRLCNRAGSDMLGYAPEELVGRPATSLFPPGDPLGTFLTTAPVTELLASGGMTGLEKTLCGKDGRTLSVLVSLALLRGQEAGEEGVVCLAMDVTERKRADDLTRARKAAEAVSRAKTEFLAVLSHELRTPLNIMLGMLEHAQGCELPAPTQAGLVQAVKSGQTMLEVIAAMLDYASLEANRVVLRRQPFSPGLVAMEVAGRFTDVAKAKGVTLAVDISPDLPATLIGDAARLTQALANLMSNAVRFTMGGEARLFLGGRLTSGPDGERWGLLAMVSDTGMGVTDAKLEYIFEPFTQEDASASRRFGGLGLGLAIARRLVGLMGGGICMDSRPGQGTDVYLTVPLELDE; this comes from the coding sequence ATGATCCGCTCCATCAAGACACAGGTGCTCATGGGCCAGTTGGCCCTGGTGGCGCTTTTGACCTTGTTCCTTGGTGGCGGCATGTTTCATCTGGCCACGTCGATTTTGGAACGGGAAGAACAAGAAAAGATGCGCCTTGTGGCCGCCGGACTGGCCCGGGAAACGGCCTTGGCCATCACCCAGGGGGAAAACCGGCTGCGCTTGCTGGCCGGAGCCCGCGAGCTTGACCGCTTCGCCGCCGTGCGCGATTATCACATCCTGCAGGCGCTTTTCGGCCAGCACCGTTTTGCCTTTGCCACCATCGCCTTCATCAATGCCCACGGCGTACAGGAATATGCCGCCACCCGCACGGGCTTTACCGACGCGCTGTCGCCGGCCGGCGACACGGCCCTGGCGGCCGACGCCATGGCCGCTCCCGGCACGGTAGTCACGGCCCTGCGACTGTCCGCCGACGGCCGGGATGCCTGGCTGGCCCTTGCCCAAGCCCGCCTTGATGCGTTTGGCGTTCCCCTTGGCGTCTTCCTGGTCACGCTTCCCCTGTCCGAACTCACCGCCCCGCTCCGATCCTTGCACCTGGAACATGGCGGCGTGGCCGGACTGGCCCACGACGGCGGCCTGCTTCTGCCGTCCGATGGCGAGGACGGCGCACTGAGCCGGACACCCCTGCCCGAGACCGTGGCCAAGCTGCTGGTTCTGGGCGGGGAGCGGGCCGCAACCGGCGACTTCGCCGGGCAGCCGAACATCCTCGGCACGGCCTCGGTGGGGCTGCATGGACTGTCGGTGGTGGTGGCCGCACCCCTGCACCGGATAGTGGACGAAACGACGACCGAACTGGGCCTGTGGACCGCCGCCGTGGCGGCCGCGTCGGCGTTCCTGGCCTTTCTGGCCTCGTATTGGTGGACGCGCGGCCTGACCCGGCCCCTGGCCCGGCTGGGGCAGGCCGCGCGGGCCATTGCCCACGGCAACCTGTCGGTGCGCGCCCCGGTGGCCGGCCCGGCCGAAACCCGAGAACTGGCTGTAGCCTTTAACGCCATGGCCGAGGGGTTGATCGCTTCCCGGGAAGGCCTGGCCCAGGCCAAGCAGTCCCTGGAACGCATCCTGTCCCACGTCAACGAGGCCCTGTGGGTCATTGACCGGGAAGGCCGCGTGCGCCTGTGCAACCGGGCCGGCAGCGACATGCTCGGCTACGCCCCGGAGGAACTCGTCGGCCGGCCGGCCACCAGTCTTTTCCCCCCTGGCGACCCCTTGGGCACCTTCCTGACCACGGCCCCGGTGACGGAGCTGCTGGCCTCCGGCGGCATGACGGGCCTGGAAAAAACCCTGTGCGGCAAGGACGGCCGCACGCTTTCGGTGCTGGTGTCCCTGGCGCTCTTGCGCGGCCAGGAGGCCGGCGAGGAAGGCGTGGTCTGCCTGGCCATGGACGTCACCGAGCGCAAGCGGGCCGATGATCTGACCCGGGCCCGCAAGGCCGCCGAGGCCGTCAGCCGGGCCAAGACCGAATTTTTAGCCGTGCTGTCCCACGAGCTGCGGACCCCGCTGAACATCATGCTCGGGATGCTCGAACACGCCCAGGGCTGCGAACTGCCCGCCCCGACCCAGGCTGGGCTGGTCCAGGCCGTCAAGTCCGGCCAGACCATGCTTGAGGTCATCGCCGCCATGCTCGACTACGCCAGCCTGGAAGCCAACCGGGTGGTGCTGCGCCGCCAGCCGTTTTCTCCGGGGCTGGTCGCCATGGAGGTGGCCGGGCGGTTCACCGACGTGGCCAAGGCCAAGGGCGTCACCCTGGCGGTCGACATCTCGCCCGACCTGCCGGCGACGCTTATCGGCGACGCGGCGCGCCTCACCCAGGCCCTGGCCAATCTCATGAGCAATGCCGTGCGCTTCACCATGGGCGGCGAGGCCCGGCTGTTTTTGGGCGGCCGGCTGACGTCCGGGCCGGACGGCGAGCGTTGGGGGCTTTTGGCCATGGTCTCGGACACGGGCATGGGCGTGACCGACGCCAAGCTGGAGTATATTTTCGAACCGTTTACCCAGGAGGATGCCTCGGCCTCGCGCCGTTTCGGCGGCCTGGGACTGGGGCTGGCCATCGCCCGCCGGCTGGTCGGCCTCATGGGCGGCGGCATCTGCATGGACAGCCGCCCCGGCCAGGGCACCGACGTCTACCTGACCGTGCCGCTGGAGCTGGATGAATAG